The following are encoded together in the Pseudomonas xantholysinigenes genome:
- a CDS encoding PepSY domain-containing protein yields MRRSLILPALLLASTAAFASEPKCTTADKATWQDADQFQAKLKDEGYKINKFKVTKGNCYEIYGFDKDGRKVEIYHDPVSGKAIKTEIHK; encoded by the coding sequence ATGCGTCGATCCCTGATCCTCCCGGCCCTGCTGCTCGCCAGTACCGCGGCCTTTGCCTCCGAGCCGAAATGCACGACCGCCGACAAGGCCACCTGGCAGGACGCCGACCAGTTCCAGGCCAAGCTCAAGGACGAGGGTTACAAGATCAACAAGTTCAAGGTCACCAAGGGTAACTGCTACGAGATCTATGGTTTCGACAAGGACGGCCGCAAGGTCGAGATCTACCACGATCCGGTCAGCGGCAAGGCGATCAAGACCGAGATCCATAAATGA
- a CDS encoding acetyl-CoA C-acetyltransferase produces MNEVVIVAATRTAIGSFQGALANVSAVELGAAVIRQLLAQTQLDPAQVDEVILGQVLTAGAGQNPARQAAVKAGLPYQVPALTLNKVCGSGLKALHLAAQAIRCGDAEVVIAGGQESMSLAPYVMPSARTGQRMGHGQLVDSMISDGLWDAFNDYHMGITAENLVDKYSLTREQQDAFAAESQRKAVAAIEAGRFKDEITPIHIPQKKGEPLVFDTDEQPRPGTTAESLAKLRAAFKKDGSVTAGNASSLNDGAAAVLLMSASKAKALGLPVLAKVAAYASAGVDPAIMGIGPVSATQRCLAKAGWQLGELDLIEANEAFAAQALAVGKQLEWDAAKVNVNGGAIALGHPIGASGCRVLVTLLHEMIKRDAKKGLATLCIGGGQGVALAIER; encoded by the coding sequence ATGAACGAAGTCGTCATCGTCGCCGCCACCCGTACTGCCATCGGCAGCTTCCAGGGGGCCCTGGCCAATGTGTCCGCCGTCGAGCTGGGCGCCGCGGTGATCCGCCAGTTGCTGGCCCAGACCCAGCTGGACCCGGCCCAGGTCGACGAAGTGATCCTCGGCCAGGTGCTCACCGCCGGCGCCGGCCAGAACCCTGCCCGCCAGGCCGCCGTCAAGGCCGGGCTGCCCTACCAAGTGCCGGCCCTGACCCTGAACAAGGTCTGCGGCTCTGGCCTCAAAGCCCTGCACCTGGCGGCCCAGGCCATCCGTTGCGGCGACGCCGAGGTGGTGATCGCCGGCGGCCAGGAGAGCATGAGCCTGGCGCCCTACGTGATGCCCTCGGCGCGCACCGGCCAGCGCATGGGCCACGGCCAGCTGGTCGACAGCATGATCAGCGACGGCCTGTGGGATGCCTTCAACGATTACCACATGGGCATCACCGCCGAGAACCTGGTGGACAAATACAGCCTCACCCGCGAGCAGCAGGACGCCTTCGCCGCCGAGTCGCAGCGCAAGGCCGTGGCCGCCATCGAGGCCGGGCGCTTCAAGGACGAGATCACCCCGATCCACATCCCACAGAAAAAAGGCGAGCCGCTGGTGTTCGACACCGATGAGCAACCCCGCCCCGGCACCACCGCCGAGTCGTTGGCCAAGCTGCGCGCCGCATTCAAGAAGGACGGCAGTGTCACCGCCGGCAACGCCTCCAGCCTCAACGACGGCGCCGCCGCGGTACTGCTGATGAGCGCCAGCAAGGCCAAGGCCCTGGGCCTGCCGGTACTGGCCAAGGTCGCCGCCTACGCCAGCGCGGGCGTTGACCCGGCGATCATGGGCATCGGCCCGGTGTCGGCCACCCAGCGCTGCCTGGCCAAGGCCGGCTGGCAGTTGGGCGAGCTGGACCTGATCGAAGCCAACGAAGCCTTCGCCGCCCAGGCACTGGCCGTGGGCAAGCAGCTGGAGTGGGACGCCGCCAAGGTCAACGTCAATGGCGGCGCGATCGCCCTGGGCCACCCGATCGGTGCTTCCGGCTGCCGGGTGCTGGTGACCTTGCTGCACGAGATGATCAAGCGCGATGCCAAGAAAGGCCTGGCAACCCTGTGCATCGGTGGCGGCCAAGGCGTGGCACTGGCCATCGAGCGCTGA
- a CDS encoding arsenic resistance protein has protein sequence MDRDQLERNQIPLYFIAVALAAAVGLLAPSVVQTLEMLVTPAIAVLMYAMFLQIPFLDLRAGLGNRRFMGALLLANFVLVPLLVWGGTRGLVEHPAVLVGALLVLLTPCIDYVVVFTHIGKGDSRLTLAATPVLLLVQLALLPLYLALILGGAADVEISVAPFIEAFVLLIVLPLLLAVATSAGARRSALVANWNGAWAWLPVPAMALVLIAVIGSQIGVVASRLDDLLPVLPVYVGFALLAPVLGLIAARLFRLSTGQARAVTFSAATRNSLVVLPLALALPESVRALAAAAVITQTLVELVSELVYVRAVPALVRR, from the coding sequence GTGGACAGAGATCAACTCGAGCGCAACCAGATCCCCCTGTACTTCATCGCCGTGGCGCTCGCCGCCGCCGTCGGCCTGCTGGCACCCAGCGTTGTCCAGACGCTGGAAATGCTGGTGACACCGGCCATCGCCGTGCTGATGTACGCGATGTTCCTGCAGATCCCCTTCCTCGACCTGCGCGCGGGCCTTGGCAACCGGCGGTTCATGGGCGCGCTGCTGCTGGCCAATTTCGTGCTGGTGCCGCTACTGGTGTGGGGCGGAACACGTGGCCTGGTCGAGCACCCCGCCGTGCTGGTCGGTGCCCTGCTGGTACTGCTGACGCCGTGCATCGACTACGTGGTGGTGTTCACCCATATCGGCAAGGGCGACTCACGCCTGACCCTCGCCGCCACGCCGGTGCTGCTGCTGGTGCAACTGGCGTTGCTGCCGTTGTACCTGGCGCTGATACTCGGTGGCGCTGCTGATGTCGAGATTTCCGTGGCGCCGTTCATCGAAGCCTTCGTGCTGCTGATCGTGCTGCCGCTGTTGCTGGCGGTCGCCACCAGTGCCGGCGCGCGGCGCTCGGCGCTGGTCGCCAACTGGAACGGCGCCTGGGCCTGGCTGCCGGTGCCGGCCATGGCGCTGGTGCTGATCGCGGTGATCGGTTCGCAGATCGGCGTGGTGGCCAGCCGGCTGGATGACCTGCTGCCGGTGCTACCGGTGTATGTCGGCTTCGCGCTGTTGGCGCCGGTGCTTGGCTTGATTGCGGCGCGTCTGTTCAGGTTGTCCACAGGCCAGGCGCGGGCGGTGACCTTCAGTGCCGCCACGCGCAATTCGCTGGTGGTGCTGCCGCTGGCGTTGGCGTTGCCGGAGTCGGTCCGCGCGTTGGCGGCGGCGGCAGTGATTACCCAGACGTTGGTGGAGTTGGTGAGCGAGCTGGTCTATGTGCGGGCCGTGCCGGCGCTGGTTCGGCGTTAG
- a CDS encoding SDR family oxidoreductase — translation MRILVVGASKGLGKALVEGLGNAGDTLIGVSRTRPASLPGAVRWIEADLGQPRQAAMVIHEAVAEGGLDVLVYNVGIWEQRAFEEGYSFLDDDEGQIERMVATNLTAPLLLIKRLLPVLLKSERPRIILTGSTSALSGSGRPEVTFGASKFGLRGIAETLREGFREQGLGVSCLNLGYLNTDDGLEVPLAEAEQRGEGTLIPLHDVVQVCRMMLSLSAASYVRDITLPALRDERF, via the coding sequence ATGCGAATTCTAGTGGTGGGTGCGAGCAAGGGATTGGGCAAGGCACTGGTCGAGGGCCTGGGTAACGCGGGTGACACGTTGATCGGCGTGTCGCGTACCCGGCCGGCGTCGTTGCCGGGCGCGGTGCGCTGGATCGAGGCCGACCTCGGCCAGCCGCGCCAGGCCGCGATGGTCATCCATGAGGCCGTGGCCGAGGGCGGGCTGGATGTGCTGGTGTACAACGTCGGGATCTGGGAACAGCGGGCCTTCGAGGAGGGCTACAGTTTCCTCGACGATGACGAGGGGCAGATCGAGCGCATGGTTGCCACCAACCTCACCGCGCCGCTGTTGCTGATCAAACGCTTGCTGCCGGTGCTGCTCAAGAGCGAACGGCCACGCATCATCCTCACCGGCTCCACGTCGGCCCTGTCAGGCAGCGGTCGGCCAGAAGTCACCTTCGGCGCCAGCAAGTTCGGCCTGCGCGGCATTGCCGAAACCTTGCGTGAAGGCTTCCGCGAGCAGGGGCTTGGCGTGAGCTGCCTGAACCTCGGCTATCTGAACACCGACGATGGGCTGGAGGTGCCGCTGGCCGAAGCCGAACAGCGCGGTGAGGGGACGCTGATCCCGCTGCACGACGTGGTCCAGGTGTGCCGGATGATGCTGAGCCTGTCGGCGGCCAGCTACGTGCGCGACATCACCTTGCCCGCGCTGCGTGACGAGCGCTTTTGA
- the aguB gene encoding N-carbamoylputrescine amidase: MSILRIATTQMACSWDLSANLERAEQLVRRAAAQGAQVILLQELFATPYFCIEQCHSHQALAQDYHDSPLLKRFAALAKELGVVLPLSWYERAGNAFFNSLTVADADGRLLGVYRKAHIPNAIGYQEKEYFSPGDTGFKVWDTAFGRLGIGICWDQWFPETARCLALMGAEVLLFPTAIGSEPGAAELDSRDHWQMAMRGHAAANLLPVVAANRVGHEVARTDDSLSMRFYGSSFICDHKGALLQEADRDSSGVWLHDLDLARMREDRLTWGIYRDRRPDLYAPLMTLDGRTPQTARA; this comes from the coding sequence ATGAGCATCCTGCGTATCGCCACCACGCAGATGGCCTGCAGTTGGGACCTGTCCGCCAACCTCGAACGTGCCGAGCAACTGGTGCGCCGGGCCGCCGCCCAGGGCGCCCAGGTGATCCTGCTGCAGGAGCTGTTCGCCACCCCGTACTTCTGCATCGAGCAGTGCCACAGCCACCAGGCCCTGGCCCAGGATTACCACGACAGCCCGCTGCTCAAGCGCTTCGCCGCCCTGGCCAAGGAGCTGGGCGTGGTGCTGCCGCTGAGCTGGTACGAGCGCGCCGGCAACGCCTTCTTCAACTCGCTGACCGTGGCCGACGCCGACGGTCGCCTGCTGGGGGTGTACCGCAAGGCCCACATCCCCAACGCCATCGGCTACCAGGAGAAGGAGTACTTCAGCCCCGGCGACACCGGCTTCAAGGTCTGGGACACCGCCTTCGGCCGCCTGGGCATCGGCATCTGCTGGGACCAGTGGTTCCCCGAGACCGCCCGCTGCCTGGCGCTGATGGGCGCCGAGGTGCTGTTGTTCCCCACCGCCATCGGCTCCGAACCGGGCGCGGCGGAACTGGACTCACGCGACCATTGGCAGATGGCCATGCGCGGTCATGCCGCCGCCAACCTGCTGCCGGTGGTGGCCGCCAACCGGGTCGGCCACGAAGTGGCGCGTACCGACGACAGCCTGTCGATGCGCTTCTACGGCTCGTCGTTCATCTGCGACCACAAGGGCGCCCTGCTGCAGGAAGCCGACCGCGACAGCAGCGGCGTCTGGCTGCACGACCTGGACCTGGCACGCATGCGCGAAGACCGCCTGACCTGGGGCATCTACCGCGACCGCCGCCCCGACCTGTATGCGCCGCTGATGACCCTCGACGGCCGTACCCCACAGACCGCGAGGGCCTGA
- a CDS encoding agmatine deiminase family protein yields the protein MPTRRTFLQQMSVVAGLGAAASFGLPLAGNSARAAEAGRWFMPDEGEKHARAYIAFGAQDAIWEDFTEDVQVALGRIARAIAAYQPVTVFCRASERDIAEQECGSHNITFVETELDDIWMRDIGANFVVDDAGELAAVDFNFNGWGGKQQHRQDAKIAARVAKLAGGGYQRSELVGEGGGIEVDGHGTGIMTESSWINSNRNPGWSKAQVEAELKERLGLRKIIWLPGIKGKDITDAHVDFYARFAAPGVVVANLDNDPDSYDHDVTRKHLEILRSATDADGRTLEIHTMSPPLKPRSNKFSKGNPDFAAGYINYFVINGAVIAPQFGDRSADEKARALLVKLYPGRDVVQLDIDAIAAGGGGIHCVTNQCPAV from the coding sequence ATGCCAACACGCCGCACCTTCCTTCAACAAATGAGCGTGGTCGCCGGCCTCGGCGCCGCCGCCAGCTTCGGCCTGCCGTTGGCCGGTAACAGCGCCCGCGCCGCCGAGGCGGGCCGCTGGTTCATGCCCGACGAAGGTGAAAAGCACGCGCGCGCCTACATCGCCTTCGGAGCCCAGGATGCGATCTGGGAAGACTTCACCGAAGACGTCCAGGTCGCGCTCGGGCGCATTGCCCGGGCCATCGCCGCCTACCAGCCGGTGACGGTGTTCTGCCGCGCCAGCGAGCGCGATATCGCCGAGCAAGAGTGCGGCAGCCACAACATCACCTTCGTCGAGACCGAGCTGGACGACATCTGGATGCGCGACATCGGTGCCAACTTCGTGGTCGACGACGCTGGCGAGCTGGCGGCGGTGGACTTCAACTTCAACGGCTGGGGCGGCAAGCAGCAGCACCGCCAGGACGCCAAGATAGCCGCCCGCGTGGCCAAGCTGGCCGGGGGTGGCTACCAGCGCAGCGAGCTGGTCGGCGAAGGCGGCGGCATCGAGGTGGACGGCCATGGCACCGGGATCATGACCGAGAGCAGCTGGATCAACAGCAACCGCAACCCCGGCTGGAGCAAGGCCCAGGTCGAGGCGGAGCTGAAAGAACGCCTTGGATTGCGCAAGATCATCTGGTTGCCGGGCATCAAGGGCAAGGACATCACCGACGCCCACGTGGACTTCTACGCGCGCTTCGCGGCGCCCGGGGTGGTGGTGGCGAATCTGGACAACGACCCAGACTCCTACGACCACGACGTGACCCGCAAACACCTGGAGATCCTGCGCAGCGCCACCGACGCCGACGGGCGCACCCTGGAGATCCACACGATGTCACCACCCTTGAAGCCGCGCAGCAACAAGTTCAGCAAGGGCAACCCGGACTTTGCCGCGGGGTACATCAACTACTTCGTGATCAATGGCGCGGTGATCGCCCCGCAGTTCGGTGATCGCAGTGCCGATGAGAAGGCCCGGGCCTTGCTGGTGAAGCTGTATCCGGGGCGCGATGTGGTGCAGTTGGACATCGATGCGATCGCGGCGGGAGGGGGTGGGATTCACTGCGTGACCAACCAGTGCCCGGCGGTGTGA
- a CDS encoding LysR substrate-binding domain-containing protein, producing the protein MLKHWPPLNALRGFEAAARLGSFHKAAEALNLTQSAISQQIRSLESYLEQPLFHRSGRSVSLTDAGHDLLSTTQALLQQLAVGIRRLDQYRKPNQLVVNTTPAFARHWLLPRLADFHQRHPDVDLWLFTSFEVPDMATETIDLAIRDDIGPQAECSFTVLHQDQLYPACHPALPEDGRTTLHGEREMDWSHWQLEGGEDVGQQGKGLNFSDPGLLLEAAGEGLGIALVSQLLGRRMVDEGRLRPLSAQRVRGPVWSCLVHWESQEDPLARQFLAWLREALQPAPSL; encoded by the coding sequence ATGCTCAAACACTGGCCCCCGCTAAACGCCCTGCGTGGCTTCGAAGCCGCTGCCCGCCTGGGCAGCTTCCACAAGGCCGCCGAGGCCCTGAATCTCACTCAGTCGGCGATCAGCCAGCAGATCCGCAGCCTGGAGAGCTATCTGGAACAACCGTTGTTCCACCGCAGTGGGCGCAGCGTCAGCCTGACCGATGCCGGGCACGACCTGCTCAGCACCACCCAGGCGTTGCTGCAGCAACTGGCGGTGGGCATTCGCCGGCTGGATCAGTACCGCAAGCCCAACCAACTGGTGGTCAACACCACCCCGGCCTTTGCGCGCCACTGGTTGTTGCCGCGCCTGGCGGATTTCCACCAGCGTCACCCGGACGTCGATTTGTGGCTGTTCACCAGTTTCGAGGTGCCGGACATGGCCACCGAGACCATTGACCTGGCCATTCGCGACGATATCGGGCCGCAAGCCGAATGCAGCTTCACCGTGTTGCACCAGGACCAGTTGTATCCGGCGTGTCACCCAGCGTTGCCCGAGGATGGGCGCACCACCTTGCACGGCGAACGCGAAATGGACTGGAGCCACTGGCAACTGGAGGGCGGCGAGGACGTTGGACAGCAGGGCAAAGGGCTGAATTTTTCCGACCCGGGGTTGCTGCTGGAGGCGGCGGGCGAGGGGCTGGGCATTGCCCTGGTCAGCCAGTTGCTGGGGCGGCGGATGGTCGATGAGGGACGTTTGCGGCCCTTGTCGGCACAGCGCGTACGCGGTCCGGTGTGGAGCTGCCTGGTGCATTGGGAAAGCCAGGAGGATCCGCTGGCGCGGCAGTTCCTGGCGTGGTTGCGCGAAGCCCTGCAGCCAGCGCCGTCCCTGTAG
- a CDS encoding extracellular solute-binding protein, with protein sequence MPSRPSKLLAIAALLACAGIAQAEQDALRLYNWADYFAEDTLKRFTAETGIPVIYDVMDGSEVLEAKLMSGRSGYDLIFPGDTVAERLMRAGSLQPLDRQQLTALDDIEPGLRQLHDRYPKASQATVPYTWGTIGLTMDAAKIRERLPDAPLDSLDLLFKPELAAKFADCGISIIDSPDEVLAVVLHYLGRDPRSAKRDDLAAASALLKGIRPHVRKLQSQPVTELVNGNTCLSLGYSGDVIQAQRTAEAAGKAIDFQYRVPREGTTVWMDTMAIPADAKHPEYAYRFINFVMRPENMAAISNFTGYPTASAKARPLVDARLRDNPDIYLDDATYTRLIPGKDIPQADMRARMRVWTRFKTAQD encoded by the coding sequence ATGCCAAGCCGTCCATCGAAACTGCTGGCCATCGCCGCCCTGCTGGCCTGCGCCGGCATCGCCCAGGCCGAGCAGGATGCCCTGCGCCTGTACAACTGGGCCGACTATTTTGCCGAGGACACCCTCAAGCGTTTCACCGCCGAAACCGGCATCCCGGTGATCTACGACGTCATGGACGGCAGCGAGGTGCTCGAGGCCAAGCTGATGTCCGGGCGCAGCGGCTACGACCTGATCTTCCCCGGCGACACGGTCGCCGAGCGGTTGATGCGCGCCGGCAGCCTGCAACCCCTGGACCGCCAGCAATTGACCGCCCTCGACGACATCGAGCCCGGCCTGCGCCAGCTGCACGACCGCTACCCCAAGGCCAGCCAGGCCACCGTGCCCTACACCTGGGGCACCATCGGCCTGACCATGGACGCGGCAAAGATCCGCGAACGCCTGCCCGACGCGCCGCTGGACAGCCTCGACCTGCTGTTCAAGCCGGAGTTGGCGGCCAAGTTCGCCGACTGCGGCATCTCGATCATCGACTCGCCCGACGAAGTGCTGGCCGTGGTGCTCCACTACCTGGGCCGCGACCCACGCAGCGCCAAGCGCGACGACCTGGCCGCCGCCAGCGCGCTGCTCAAGGGCATCCGCCCCCATGTGCGCAAGTTGCAATCGCAGCCGGTCACCGAGCTGGTCAACGGCAACACCTGCCTGTCGCTGGGCTACAGCGGCGACGTGATCCAGGCCCAGCGCACCGCCGAAGCCGCGGGCAAGGCCATCGACTTCCAGTACCGGGTACCGCGTGAAGGCACCACGGTGTGGATGGACACCATGGCCATCCCCGCCGACGCCAAGCACCCGGAATACGCCTATCGTTTCATCAACTTCGTCATGCGCCCGGAAAACATGGCCGCGATCAGCAACTTCACCGGCTACCCCACCGCCAGCGCCAAGGCCCGCCCCCTGGTGGACGCGCGCCTGCGCGACAACCCGGACATCTACCTCGACGATGCCACCTACACCCGGCTGATCCCGGGCAAGGACATCCCCCAGGCCGACATGCGTGCGCGCATGCGCGTCTGGACCCGCTTCAAGACCGCACAGGACTGA
- a CDS encoding cytochrome b/b6 domain-containing protein: protein MTASVRLWDPLLRVCHWSFAGVFFADYFFNEVGDDWHQWLGYYACACLLLRVVWGFVGPRSARWADFWPTPARLMSHGRALWRGERYHRLGHTPIGALVMLLMMLGIASLGLTGWMMLEVDALWGAEWLGTLHSWLADGVLALVCVHLLAALVESVRLRENLPLSMVTGRRRSSDEP, encoded by the coding sequence ATGACCGCCAGCGTGCGGCTGTGGGACCCGTTGCTGCGGGTGTGCCACTGGTCGTTCGCTGGGGTGTTCTTCGCCGATTACTTTTTCAACGAGGTGGGTGACGACTGGCACCAGTGGCTGGGTTACTACGCCTGCGCGTGCCTGCTGTTGCGCGTGGTGTGGGGCTTCGTCGGGCCGCGCAGCGCGCGCTGGGCGGATTTTTGGCCGACGCCGGCGCGGTTGATGAGTCACGGCCGGGCGCTGTGGCGTGGCGAGCGTTATCACCGCCTGGGGCATACACCGATCGGCGCGCTGGTGATGCTGCTGATGATGCTGGGCATCGCCAGCCTGGGCTTGACCGGCTGGATGATGCTGGAGGTGGATGCGCTGTGGGGCGCCGAGTGGCTGGGTACCTTGCACAGCTGGCTGGCCGACGGGGTGCTGGCGCTGGTCTGCGTGCACCTGCTGGCGGCGCTGGTGGAGAGTGTGCGGTTGCGCGAGAACCTGCCGTTGTCGATGGTGACGGGGCGGCGGCGGTCGTCTGACGAGCCGTGA
- a CDS encoding nucleotidyltransferase family protein, translating into MNFERQVQTLICSDPVRWPLLALVRDLGVPDAWVGAGFVRNAVWDHLHGRAMTAPQGDVDVLWFDPARRDPAEDLRLEARLQAQAPEVLWSVKNQARMHLRHGQAPYASTGDAMRYWAEVATAVAVRRTADDQCEVLAPLGLDDLFGMLLRATPGKEEVMAERVRGKDWLAQWPMLRIAE; encoded by the coding sequence GTGAACTTCGAACGACAGGTCCAGACCCTGATCTGCAGTGACCCTGTGCGCTGGCCCCTGCTGGCGCTGGTGCGCGATCTTGGCGTGCCGGATGCCTGGGTCGGTGCGGGTTTCGTGCGCAATGCCGTGTGGGACCATCTGCATGGACGGGCCATGACCGCGCCGCAAGGGGATGTGGATGTGCTGTGGTTCGATCCGGCGCGCAGGGATCCGGCCGAGGACCTGCGGCTGGAGGCGCGGTTGCAGGCCCAGGCGCCGGAGGTGTTGTGGTCGGTGAAGAACCAGGCGCGCATGCACCTGCGTCACGGGCAGGCGCCTTATGCCTCGACCGGCGATGCCATGCGCTACTGGGCGGAGGTCGCCACGGCAGTGGCGGTGCGGCGCACGGCCGATGACCAGTGCGAGGTGCTGGCGCCGCTGGGGCTGGACGATCTGTTTGGCATGCTCCTGCGGGCGACGCCTGGCAAGGAGGAGGTGATGGCGGAACGGGTACGGGGCAAGGATTGGCTTGCGCAGTGGCCAATGTTGCGGATAGCTGAATGA
- a CDS encoding IS110 family transposase codes for MSVFVGVDVAKKSFDIAIPLPNGKMRTKAKLSNDPGGFRQFSDWLERHAEPGAWIVMEATGIYHEALAEHCHNQGYRVCILNPAVIAKFADVELRRVKTDKADAKVIAAYGQQKAVSLRQWEPEPPAQRRLRALVRRLDDLKEMRQMEQNRLDVALDAVQQSIQDVIGHINEELEKTRKAIEQTIDDDPDLRKRRELITSIDGLGDTTATLLLAELGDPLKYQSPSAIVAFSGLNPVVQQSG; via the coding sequence ATGTCCGTCTTTGTTGGCGTTGATGTCGCCAAAAAATCTTTCGACATTGCCATCCCGCTCCCCAATGGCAAGATGCGCACCAAAGCCAAGCTGTCCAATGATCCTGGAGGGTTCAGGCAGTTTAGCGACTGGCTTGAGCGCCATGCTGAACCAGGCGCCTGGATTGTTATGGAGGCTACAGGCATCTATCACGAAGCGCTGGCCGAGCACTGTCACAACCAAGGTTATCGGGTGTGCATTCTGAACCCGGCGGTGATTGCGAAATTCGCTGACGTGGAGCTTCGGCGCGTCAAAACAGATAAGGCTGACGCCAAAGTCATTGCTGCCTATGGCCAACAAAAGGCTGTCTCGCTTCGCCAGTGGGAGCCTGAGCCCCCTGCGCAGCGCCGCTTGCGTGCTCTGGTGCGGCGACTGGACGACCTCAAGGAAATGCGCCAGATGGAGCAGAATCGTTTGGATGTCGCACTAGATGCGGTACAGCAGTCGATTCAAGACGTAATCGGGCACATCAACGAAGAGCTGGAAAAGACCAGGAAGGCCATCGAGCAGACGATCGATGATGATCCAGACCTGCGCAAGCGACGTGAGCTGATTACCTCGATTGATGGTTTGGGTGACACCACTGCTACGTTGCTGCTCGCCGAACTGGGCGATCCACTGAAATACCAAAGCCCTTCTGCGATTGTCGCGTTTTCAGGCTTAAACCCAGTGGTGCAGCAATCGGGATAG
- a CDS encoding agmatine deiminase family protein: MTLSLDSGWRMPAEWARHAATWMIWPHNQGLWESGWGVTLADVQRDYARVAAAIARFEPVKMVVDPSAMTIARQLCGPGIELIELAVDDSWCRDSGPTFLTHPQHGVAGLSWRFNAWGGKSEHGQDRSLARRILDHLGLEGLSTPLCNEGGAIHVDGEGTLITTESVLLNPNRNPGLSKADFEDCFARLLGIRKTIWLPGDPQYVTGDMTDGHVDGVCAFARPGVLLVDATHDHGSVYAEVVRENRRALELASDAQGRSFELLDLYEATAAVDTEAEVFCASYTNFYLANDAVIMPAYGIDADQAAAQQLALAFPGREIVPVRIDHIAHGGGGIHCITQQQPAWQGARP; the protein is encoded by the coding sequence ATGACCCTGTCCCTCGACAGCGGCTGGCGCATGCCCGCCGAATGGGCCCGCCACGCCGCCACCTGGATGATCTGGCCGCACAACCAAGGGTTGTGGGAGTCGGGCTGGGGCGTGACCCTGGCCGATGTGCAGCGCGACTATGCCCGCGTGGCCGCCGCCATCGCCCGCTTCGAGCCGGTGAAGATGGTGGTCGACCCCTCGGCCATGACCATCGCCCGTCAGCTGTGCGGCCCCGGTATCGAGCTGATCGAGCTGGCCGTGGACGACAGCTGGTGCCGCGACAGCGGGCCAACCTTCCTGACCCACCCGCAACACGGCGTGGCCGGCCTGAGCTGGCGCTTCAACGCCTGGGGCGGCAAGTCCGAGCACGGCCAAGACCGCAGCCTGGCGCGGCGCATCCTCGATCACCTCGGCCTCGAAGGCCTGAGCACCCCGCTGTGCAACGAGGGCGGCGCGATCCATGTCGACGGCGAAGGCACGCTGATCACCACCGAGTCGGTGCTGCTCAACCCCAACCGCAACCCGGGCCTGAGCAAGGCCGATTTCGAGGACTGTTTCGCCCGCCTGCTGGGCATCCGCAAGACCATCTGGCTGCCGGGCGACCCGCAGTATGTCACCGGTGACATGACCGACGGCCATGTCGATGGCGTGTGCGCCTTCGCCCGCCCCGGCGTGCTGCTGGTGGACGCCACCCATGATCACGGCTCGGTGTACGCCGAAGTGGTACGTGAGAACCGCCGCGCCCTGGAACTGGCCAGCGATGCTCAGGGTCGCTCGTTCGAACTGCTCGACCTGTACGAGGCCACGGCGGCGGTCGACACCGAAGCCGAGGTGTTCTGCGCCTCCTATACCAATTTCTACCTGGCCAACGACGCGGTGATCATGCCCGCCTACGGCATCGACGCCGACCAGGCCGCCGCGCAGCAGTTAGCCCTGGCCTTCCCTGGCCGCGAGATCGTGCCGGTGCGTATCGACCACATCGCCCACGGCGGCGGCGGCATCCACTGCATCACCCAGCAGCAGCCCGCCTGGCAGGGAGCACGCCCATGA
- a CDS encoding histidine phosphatase family protein, which translates to MKPIHLTLVCHARTEAQRVGRFALDDEPASSSIELATTARCLTAPELRARQTVEHLAATIDEGLRDCDLGTWKGRLLKQLDERELQAWLADPHATPHGGESIAALCQRVAGWMDSALGEGEWIAVTHPFVIRAAMLHALGAPLASFQRIDVLPLARVRLSHSGQWRLQLG; encoded by the coding sequence ATGAAGCCCATCCACCTCACCCTCGTCTGTCACGCCCGTACCGAGGCGCAACGGGTGGGGCGCTTTGCCCTCGACGACGAACCGGCCTCTTCTTCCATCGAACTGGCCACAACCGCCCGTTGCCTCACCGCACCCGAACTGCGCGCCCGGCAGACCGTCGAGCACCTGGCTGCGACTATCGATGAAGGCCTGCGCGATTGCGACCTGGGCACCTGGAAAGGCCGACTGCTCAAGCAACTGGACGAGCGCGAGCTCCAGGCCTGGCTGGCCGACCCGCATGCCACGCCCCATGGTGGTGAATCGATTGCCGCGTTGTGCCAGCGTGTCGCAGGTTGGATGGACAGCGCCCTGGGCGAGGGGGAATGGATTGCGGTCACCCATCCCTTCGTCATCCGCGCCGCGATGCTGCATGCGCTGGGCGCGCCTTTGGCGTCGTTCCAGCGCATCGACGTGCTGCCGCTGGCGCGTGTGCGCTTGAGCCATTCCGGCCAATGGCGGCTACAACTGGGCTGA